Proteins encoded together in one Caldicellulosiruptor saccharolyticus DSM 8903 window:
- a CDS encoding CPBP family intramembrane glutamic endopeptidase encodes MISSTLKEVVKYIGLLVLSTIVMAVITFIFNNDKSENIISPIIYYIGTFLLFLVFTTISLKRRKINILEICNFRKITFKDAVFTIVLATAYSFVISAIYTILDSKGIITPFREEYENSMQRFIDNTKTELVIFTIVIAAPFFEELMFRGLIFGTMLRNQINIFLAVTVQALLFGLFHFDLYQGMDAFFAGIFSAFVLYCTNSIWNSIIFHAVSNSFGLISLVYNINESTESYLPIMYYIFMLVIGIILMYAPMRYFFRRKSEIKN; translated from the coding sequence ATGATTTCAAGCACGTTAAAGGAAGTGGTTAAATACATTGGATTGTTAGTGCTAAGTACTATTGTGATGGCGGTTATAACTTTTATATTTAACAACGATAAATCTGAAAACATAATTTCTCCTATTATATATTACATCGGGACTTTCCTGTTATTTTTAGTATTTACAACAATTTCTCTGAAGAGAAGAAAAATAAATATTTTAGAGATATGTAATTTTCGAAAAATAACTTTTAAAGATGCTGTTTTCACAATAGTGTTGGCAACAGCTTATTCATTTGTTATTAGTGCTATTTATACTATTTTAGACTCAAAAGGTATAATAACTCCTTTCAGAGAAGAATATGAAAATTCGATGCAAAGATTTATTGACAACACTAAAACAGAGCTGGTAATATTTACAATTGTGATAGCAGCACCATTTTTTGAGGAGTTAATGTTCAGAGGTTTAATTTTTGGTACGATGCTTAGAAATCAGATAAATATATTTTTAGCAGTAACTGTTCAAGCACTACTTTTTGGATTGTTTCACTTTGATTTATATCAGGGAATGGATGCTTTTTTTGCTGGAATATTTTCAGCGTTTGTTTTGTACTGTACAAATTCAATATGGAACTCTATTATATTTCATGCTGTTAGTAACTCTTTTGGACTTATTAGTTTGGTGTATAACATAAATGAAAGTACAGAAAGTTACTTGCCAATAATGTATTATATATTTATGTTAGTAATTGGAATTATCTTAATGTACGCGCCAATGAGATATTTTTTCAGGAGAAAATCAGAAATAAAAAATTAA
- a CDS encoding ABC transporter ATP-binding protein, whose protein sequence is MSKILSVSELYMDYGQGNVLNGISFEVEAGQIIGYIGPNGAGKSTTIKIFLGIITNYKGKVEIFGEDIRGKYLYKRKIGYVPEVIELYESLTAMEYLNFVGQLYGLDEETVKKRSLELIEIFDLKDAINSRLSTYSKGMKQKLAIISSLIHNPDLLFFDEPLTGLDANSATIFKELMKELKKEGKTIFYSSHIMEVVEKVSDRIILLNKGTIVADGPFEELAQKLKQSNLEQLFNELTGFTNHQEIAKEVVKVIKGEKDEG, encoded by the coding sequence TTGAGCAAAATTTTGTCTGTAAGTGAGCTTTACATGGACTATGGTCAGGGAAATGTGCTAAATGGAATCAGCTTTGAAGTTGAGGCTGGGCAGATTATAGGGTACATCGGACCAAATGGAGCAGGCAAGAGCACTACAATTAAAATCTTTTTGGGGATTATTACAAATTACAAAGGCAAGGTTGAGATTTTTGGTGAGGACATTAGAGGAAAGTATCTTTACAAAAGGAAAATAGGGTATGTTCCAGAGGTCATTGAGCTTTATGAAAGTCTTACGGCAATGGAATACTTAAATTTTGTGGGTCAGCTTTACGGTCTTGATGAGGAGACAGTTAAAAAAAGATCGTTAGAGCTCATTGAAATTTTTGATTTGAAAGATGCTATAAATTCAAGGCTTTCTACATACTCAAAAGGTATGAAACAAAAACTTGCAATTATTTCAAGCTTAATTCACAACCCAGACCTTTTGTTCTTTGATGAACCCTTGACAGGTCTTGATGCAAACTCAGCAACAATCTTCAAAGAGCTTATGAAAGAACTAAAGAAAGAGGGCAAAACCATTTTTTACTCTTCTCATATTATGGAAGTTGTTGAGAAAGTGAGCGACAGGATTATTCTCTTAAACAAAGGTACAATTGTTGCAGACGGTCCTTTTGAAGAACTTGCACAGAAACTTAAACAAAGTAATTTAGAGCAGCTTTTCAATGAGCTAACAGGATTTACTAATCATCAGGAGATTGCAAAAGAAGTTGTAAAAGTGATAAAGGGTGAAAAAGATGAAGGATAG
- a CDS encoding acetylxylan esterase, with protein MVFDMPLDQLKTYMGTNPCPPDFDEYWQKALKEMDDVDPQVEIVKETSIEAPYAECYNLYFTGVKGARIRSQLIKPKKIEKPCPAVLSFHGYAWYSGDWSDKFALAAAGFVVAAMDVRGQNGYSEDVGGVKGNTVHGHIIRGLDGDKEDLLYRQIFLDTAELAKIIANMPDVDSSKIAAMGFSQGGGLALACGALSPYVSRVISVYPFLCDYKRVWEMDLAKDAYEEIRTYFRFRDPLHEREDEIFTKLGYIDVQHLAKWIKAEVLMVTGLMDTICPPSTQFAAYNKIQSKKQMLIYPDFGHEQIFYLNDRIFMYLMEMLE; from the coding sequence ATGGTATTTGATATGCCGCTTGATCAGCTCAAAACCTACATGGGAACAAATCCATGCCCGCCCGATTTTGACGAATACTGGCAAAAAGCTTTAAAAGAGATGGACGATGTTGATCCGCAGGTTGAAATTGTAAAAGAAACTTCAATTGAAGCACCTTATGCAGAGTGCTACAACCTCTATTTCACAGGGGTAAAAGGTGCGAGAATAAGATCACAACTTATAAAGCCCAAAAAGATTGAAAAACCTTGCCCAGCAGTGTTAAGTTTTCATGGATATGCTTGGTATTCAGGTGATTGGAGCGACAAGTTTGCTTTGGCAGCAGCTGGTTTTGTAGTTGCTGCAATGGATGTGAGAGGTCAAAATGGCTATTCAGAAGATGTTGGCGGGGTCAAAGGAAATACTGTCCATGGACATATTATAAGAGGCTTAGATGGAGACAAAGAAGACCTTTTATACAGACAGATTTTCTTGGACACAGCTGAGCTTGCAAAGATAATTGCCAATATGCCAGATGTAGACAGCAGCAAAATTGCCGCAATGGGATTTTCACAAGGTGGTGGCTTGGCACTGGCGTGTGGTGCGCTTTCACCTTATGTATCAAGAGTGATATCAGTATATCCTTTCTTGTGTGATTACAAAAGAGTGTGGGAGATGGACCTTGCAAAGGATGCGTATGAAGAAATTAGAACATATTTCAGGTTTAGAGACCCTCTTCATGAAAGGGAAGATGAAATATTTACAAAACTTGGGTACATAGACGTTCAGCACCTTGCAAAGTGGATAAAGGCAGAAGTTTTGATGGTAACAGGGTTAATGGACACAATATGCCCGCCATCTACTCAGTTTGCTGCGTATAACAAGATTCAGAGCAAAAAGCAAATGCTAATTTATCCTGACTTTGGACATGAACAGATTTTCTACTTGAATGACAGAATATTTATGTATCTTATGGAGATGTTAGAATGA
- the ptsP gene encoding phosphoenolpyruvate--protein phosphotransferase codes for MITGIPVSEGIGIGKAVIVKKEYSIKRYSVDNTETEIERFIEAIDKAKKEISDIKKHAEQTLGLDKAMIFDAHLLILDDPEFVKMVKEKIQQGTNAEWAVDESAKFYESLLLSLDDEYMRERASDIKDVSKRLIRILSDESHSEADLKNLAEGSIIVAEDLTPSETAQMDKTRVAGFVTQQGGKTSHTAIIARTYEIPAIVGVKGALEKIKDGDVVIVDGYQGTVLINPDKQTLEEYEKRMNEEKKKKEELKRFVATEVKTKDGKRIKVYANIALPDEAEIAIKNGAEGIGLFRTEFLFMNRSSPPSEDEQFAAYKAVLEKMEGKPVIIRTLDVGGDKNIPYLNIENELNPFLGYRAIRLCLGHRELFKTQLKALLRASVYGDLKIMFPMITTAGELKEAKSILQEAKEELKKQGIEFSEKIEIGIMIETPAAALVSDILADEVDFFSIGTNDLIQYTLAIDRTNEKVSYLYDPLNPAVLRLIKMTVENAHKKGKEVGVCGEIASDEEIVPILIGLGIDELSVNPAKVLSIKKRILDVNYEAEEDKINMYLQRANN; via the coding sequence ATGATCACAGGAATACCTGTATCAGAAGGAATTGGAATTGGGAAAGCTGTAATTGTCAAAAAAGAATATAGCATAAAACGCTACAGCGTTGATAATACCGAAACAGAGATAGAAAGATTTATAGAGGCTATTGATAAAGCTAAAAAAGAGATTTCAGATATAAAAAAGCATGCAGAGCAAACTCTCGGCTTAGATAAAGCCATGATATTTGATGCACACCTTTTAATTCTTGATGACCCTGAGTTTGTCAAAATGGTGAAAGAAAAGATACAGCAAGGCACAAATGCAGAGTGGGCAGTTGATGAGTCAGCAAAGTTTTATGAAAGCTTGCTCTTGAGCTTGGATGATGAGTATATGAGAGAGAGGGCAAGCGATATTAAGGATGTGTCTAAAAGGCTTATCAGAATTCTTAGTGATGAAAGTCATTCAGAGGCAGATTTAAAAAATCTTGCTGAGGGTAGTATTATTGTGGCTGAGGATTTGACACCTTCTGAAACTGCTCAGATGGATAAAACAAGAGTAGCTGGTTTTGTAACTCAACAGGGTGGAAAGACATCTCACACAGCTATAATTGCCCGAACATATGAGATTCCTGCAATAGTAGGTGTAAAAGGTGCTCTTGAGAAAATAAAAGATGGTGATGTTGTAATTGTAGATGGATATCAAGGCACAGTTTTAATCAACCCTGATAAGCAGACACTTGAAGAATATGAAAAGAGAATGAACGAGGAAAAAAAGAAAAAGGAAGAACTAAAAAGATTTGTTGCAACAGAAGTTAAAACTAAGGATGGCAAAAGAATTAAGGTGTATGCCAACATCGCTCTTCCTGATGAGGCTGAGATTGCGATAAAAAATGGCGCAGAGGGAATTGGACTTTTCAGAACAGAGTTTTTGTTTATGAACCGCAGTTCACCACCTTCAGAAGATGAGCAGTTTGCTGCATACAAAGCTGTGCTTGAGAAGATGGAAGGGAAGCCTGTTATTATAAGAACATTGGATGTTGGGGGAGACAAAAATATTCCGTATTTGAACATAGAAAATGAGCTCAACCCATTTTTAGGTTACAGAGCAATAAGGCTTTGTTTAGGTCATAGGGAACTGTTTAAAACCCAGCTAAAAGCGCTTTTGAGAGCATCAGTTTATGGGGATCTAAAAATAATGTTCCCTATGATAACCACTGCTGGCGAATTAAAAGAGGCAAAAAGCATTTTGCAAGAAGCTAAAGAAGAATTGAAAAAACAGGGAATTGAGTTTTCAGAAAAAATAGAAATTGGTATAATGATTGAAACTCCTGCTGCAGCACTTGTTTCAGACATTCTTGCCGATGAGGTAGACTTTTTCAGCATTGGCACAAATGACCTTATTCAATATACACTTGCAATTGACAGGACAAATGAAAAGGTCTCATACTTGTATGACCCATTAAATCCTGCAGTTTTGAGGTTAATTAAAATGACAGTTGAAAATGCGCACAAAAAAGGAAAAGAAGTTGGGGTTTGTGGAGAGATAGCTTCTGATGAAGAAATTGTACCAATATTGATTGGTCTTGGGATCGATGAACTCAGTGTAAATCCGGCAAAGGTCTTGAGTATTAAAAAAAGAATATTAGATGTGAACTATGAGGCTGAAGAAGATAAAATAAATATGTACTTGCAAAGAGCTAACAATTAA
- a CDS encoding HPr family phosphocarrier protein: MVEAKVILQNPTGLHARPASIFVTQAAKFKSDIFIVKDGKEVNAKSILNILAIGAKKGDEITLKIAGEDEKEALDTLVKLLEGLNE, from the coding sequence ATGGTTGAGGCAAAAGTTATTCTGCAAAATCCAACAGGACTTCATGCAAGACCTGCTAGCATATTTGTCACACAGGCGGCTAAATTTAAAAGTGATATATTTATCGTCAAAGACGGCAAAGAAGTGAATGCAAAAAGCATATTAAATATTTTGGCAATAGGAGCCAAAAAAGGTGATGAGATTACTTTAAAGATTGCTGGTGAAGATGAAAAAGAGGCTTTAGATACTTTAGTAAAACTTCTTGAAGGTTTGAATGAGTAG